Genomic segment of Pseudomonas iranensis:
TGAATCCGGCCCTGTTGATTCAGCAGTTGCGACTGGCTTGGTGCAGTTTGCTTGAAGATCAACCGCGCGCCATCGGCACCTGCGGCCAACAACCCGTTGGCACGGTTATCAAGGCTGGCCGCGTGCAACTCCAGGCCGTCGGCGATCATCCGCCCGCCACGGTTGTCGACGTGTCCGTCCTTGGCCAACACCAGCAATTGCCGGGCGGCGACTACACCGCCACGGTTATCGACCGAGCTGGCACGCAGTTCCACATCGCCTTTGATGGATTGCAGACGGCCCAATGCGTTGTTCAAGTGCTGCTGGACGAGGAGCGTCAGTTGCCCGGTTTCGGCACTGAGCGTGCCGTCGTTGTTGCCGATCAGATTGCGCAGGTTTGCGTCGACGATGCCGCCCAAAAGTTGGCCGCTGGCGTTTTGCAGATCTTGCGCGGTCAGGCTCAGGCGATCGGTCCCCTGGATCAGGCCAAGGCTGTTATCCAGGTCTGCACTGGAAACCACGCTGTCATCGGACGAAATCGAGCCTTGCGTATTATCCAGCGTGCCGCGACTGGCCACCTCGAGGGTTTTGCCCGTCAGACTTGCGTTGCGGTTGTTGATGCTCTGCGCAGTGACGGTCAAGCGATCCGAGGCTTGCACCTTGCCGTCGTGGTTGTCGAAATCCTGCATCAGCGTCAGATCAGCAGCACCGTTTTCCGCGCTGATCACACCCTTGGCGCTGTTATCAAGGCGAGTGGCCGTGACGTGAATGTCGTCGGCAGCCAGCGTCCCAGCCTGATTGAGCAACTCCCCTCCCGACAGTGCCAGTGTGGTTTTCGCCTGGATCTTGCCCGCGCCGTTAGTCAGACGTTCGCGGGCGACAACCTTGGCCTCACCGTCGCTGGCGCCGATCAGGCCGCCGCTGTTGTCCAGTTGACGGGCGTCCACGTCGAGGCGACCGGCGATCACTTTGCCGCCGGTGTTTTTTACCTCCTGAGCATTGAGCTTGAGGCTGCCGCCGGCGATTTCGATACGACCCTGACGGTTGTCGATACTGTCGACCACCAGTGTTGCCGCTTGCCCATCGGCGAAGCGAATCAGGCCGCTGAGGTTGACGATGGCCGGCGCGCTCACGACCAGACGGGTTTCACCATAAACACGCGCATTTACACCTTGGTTGACCAGGCGCGCCGCGTTCAGAGTGAGGTCTTGAGCCTGCACGGTACCGTTCTGGTTCTCAAACGTTGCGGCTGCGCTGGCGGCCAGGGTCCGGCTGGCCAACACGCTGCCACTGTTACTTACCGAAGCACTGTTGATCGACAGATGACCATTGGCGTTGCGGCTGTTGTCTGCGTTTACCCCGGCTTCAATCACACCGGTATTGGTCAGCCTGCCGCCGCTGCTCAGGCTGACGCTGTCACGGGCAGCGAGGCTTTGGCGATTGATCAGGTCTTCGGCGGTTTGTACGGTGACCTGCGTACCGGCATAAACCGCGCCTTGGGCATCGAGACTTTTGGCCTTTACATCGACGGCATTACCCGCCGTGACTTTAGCCAGGGTCAGCTGGCCATTGGCGTCGATCTGGATGTCACCTGCGCTGGCGGCAAGATCCCCCGCCAGCTTCACACCAACGCCCTGCTCGGTGCCGACCAGTTTGATTGCACCGGCATACATGCCGCCGAGCGCCGAGGAGTCGATGGCCAGTTGTGGTCTGGCGCTGCCGTCATCGGCACGGGCGGTGGCGTTGAGGGTGTCGGCGTTGACGTCGTTGCGACCGGTGGTGATGTTCAGGTTTTTTGCGTGGATCTGTGCATTGATCTGCGCACTGCGGGTAATGATTTCGAAACTGTCGACATTGCTTGCATCAAGACCAACGCCGTCAATCGACACGCTTCCCTGGTCGACCTGAAAGCGTTCCAGGCGACCGTTGTCGAGCACCGGTTACCGGTGGTCAGCGTGACACGTGGCGTGTTGATGAAACCGCAACCGTTGCAACTGATGCCGTAAGGATTGGAAACGATCACCCGTGCCGATTGCCCTGCGACTTCGGTGTAGCCGCGCAACTGGCTCGGGCTGCCGCCATTGACTTCGTTGAGGATGGTTTGTGCCGCTGCGCCACGCAGGTTCGGGTTGCCGAGAATGATCCCGCCCAGTTGCGTCTGTTGCATGCGGTCGGTGGCGTTGTTGAGGATGACGCCTTGCGCACCGACGTTGTAGTCGTGGAACTGGTTATGCGACAGGCCACTGCCATTGGGCGCTGCGATGTTGACGATTGGCACGCCATTGCCGGCGCGATCCAGACTGGTGCCGGGTGCACTGACAACGATGCCGTCCGCCTGCGCCCACACCGGTTGCCAGAACATGACGTTCGCCAGCAAAAAGGCCAGACCACGCTTGGGCATGCCGCAGAATTGCTCGCGCTTTTTTACGGCCGCAGAAGGTTGGCTGGCCAGGAAGGCCAGGTGGCGAATGTCCATATCAGAATCTCGAAGCGGGCAAAAATTAAATGAAGAAATCCAGGCGGAAATAGATCGGCGCTTCGCGCTCGGTCAGCGCGTCCGGTCGTTCCAGGGAATGGGCGAAAGTCACGCTGGCGGCCACATGCTGACCACGTGCGAACAACTCCAGCGAGTTGCTCGACATGCGTCCGTGCTGATCGCCGTTGTAGCGATCGCCGCGAATTACGCCCTGGTCGTAACCGAGGCTGGTGCCGTATTCGGCGAACACCGGTTGCAGCCATTCGGCAGTCACCGGGCGGCTCCAGCGCAGGTCGTTGCGCCAGTAGCCACCACTGTCGCCGGACAGCGATTGATCCTTGTAGCCGCGGATCGACGCCGAGCCGCCGAGGCTGGTGCGCTGTGGGCTGAACAGCACGTCTTCGCTGCGCTGGCCGGTCATCAGGCTGCTGAAGCTGAAGGACTCACCGAGTAATTTGAATGGCTGCAAATAGCTCAGGGTTGCGCTGTATTTGCGGTAGCGTGCATCCGGTTCGCCGGGGCCGGGATCGTGACTGCCCTGCGCATCGAAAGCGCCGATGCCCTCCTGCATGCCAGCGTCGAAGTTGACGAATGCGCTGCCGACACGACGGCCATGGTTGAAGCCGAATTGCGCTTCGCTGATGCGATTGCTGCTCAGTTTGAGTTTGCTGTCTTCGATGAAGTTGTTGCTGCGCAGGTAGGAAAGTCCCGCACTGAGGGAGGTCTTGCTGACCGCGTCGCGATGGATCACGCGCTCGGCGCGCAGTTGATGGTTTTCGCTGTCGCCGGTCTGCTTGAAGTTGTAGCCGTTGGCGGCGATCTGCGAGCGGTACTCGCTCTGGCTGTAGGTGTAACTGAACGTCCACCAGCCCCACGGCAGGCTGTAATTGAGCATGGCGTTGTTGGAGGTGTGCTGATGATCGGTCATCGCATCGTGACCGCCACGCAGGCTCAGTTGGTCGGCCAGACCCAGCGGGCTGTCCCAATCGAACGATGTGCCCCACTGCTGCTCGCCGGTGCTGCGCTGACCGTCGTTGCTGCGCGACAGGCCGGCGCGCCAAGGTTTCTGCGGCGTGTTGGTGACGCGCACTTCACTGCCGCCGACATTCTGCCCCGGCGCCAGCTCCATTTTGGCCTGGTTGGACGGCAGGCGATTGAGCTGGTCGACCATTTGCTCGATCTCGCGCAGGTTGACCAGTTCACCGCTTTTGCCGGGAAAGGCCATGGCCAGTTCGCGATCCGAGAGCCGGCTGTTTTCCGCGCCCTTCATGCCTTCGAGCTTGCCTTCGACCACGAGCACTTTCAGGTGCCCGGCGGACAGATCCTGTTGCGGCAGATACGCGCGACTGGTGACCAGACCTTTTTCGATGTAGTGATCGGTGATGACTTTGAGCAGCTCGTTGAGCTGCGGCACGCCGAGGCATTCGCCGATATAAGACTTGAGCAGACGCGCCTTTTCACGCTCCGAGAGGCTGTCTGCACCTTTGAGTTCGATGTCCTTGATGGTGAAGCAGCGCGTATCGGCGGGTGCTGTCGGTTGCGCCGGTTTGGCGTCTTTGCCGGGCAGATCCTTGAGTTCTTCGAGGCGCCGCTGCTGCTCTTCGAGCAAACGGTTCTGACGTTCGCGGATCAGGTCGGTTTCACCGGGAGTGGGCGCAGCCCAGGCAGATTCAAGCGGAGAGAGGCAGAGCAGCGCCAGGCACAACCGCGCCGTGAAGGCGGGTGAAAACATGTTCGATCCCTCGACACAAAAAGTGACATCAAAATAGTGGCGCGATATTAGAGGGCCATCATTTTGACGTCAAACTTAAGTTTGTACCGCTCATCGGGGTTTACCGCGCTTTCATACGGGTGAAACCAGCACCTGCGTACAAGTGGCGGGCGCGTTTTGCGCGGATAGTGGCCGTTGCCCATTCGGCATCTATTCTTGCCATACACGATCACAAGGAGTTTGCATGAGAACCTTCAAGACCCAAGACGGCACCGAGATCTATTACAAGGACTGGGGCAGCGGCAAGCCCGTGCTGTTCAGCCACGGCTGGCCGCTGGATGCCGACATGTGGGAATACCAGATGGAATACCTGAGCAGTCGCGGCTACCGCACCATCGCCTTCGACCGCCGTGGTTTTGGTCGCTCGGAGCAGCCGTGGACCGGCTATGACTACGACACCTTCGCCGATGACATCGCTGGCCTGATCAACCATCTGGACCTGCGCGACGTGACCCTGGTCGGCTTCTCCATGGGTGGCGGCGACGTCAGCCGCTACATCGCCCGCCACGGCAGCGAGCGCGTTGCCGGTCTGGTATTGCTCGGTGCGGTGACGCCGCTGTTCGGCAAGAAAGCCGACTTCGCCGACGGCGTCGACAAATCGGTGTTCGACGGCATCAAGGCCGGCCTG
This window contains:
- a CDS encoding filamentous hemagglutinin N-terminal domain-containing protein, whose translation is MDIRHLAFLASQPSAAVKKREQFCGMPKRGLAFLLANVMFWQPVWAQADGIVVSAPGTSLDRAGNGVPIVNIAAPNGSGLSHNQFHDYNVGAQGVILNNATDRMQQTQLGGIILGNPNLRGAAAQTILNEVNGGSPSQLRGYTEVAGQSARVIVSNPYGISCNGCGFINTPRVTLTTGNRCSTTVAWNAFRSTREACRLTALVLMQAMSTVSKSLPAVRRSMHRSTQKT
- a CDS encoding ShlB/FhaC/HecB family hemolysin secretion/activation protein; the protein is MFSPAFTARLCLALLCLSPLESAWAAPTPGETDLIRERQNRLLEEQQRRLEELKDLPGKDAKPAQPTAPADTRCFTIKDIELKGADSLSEREKARLLKSYIGECLGVPQLNELLKVITDHYIEKGLVTSRAYLPQQDLSAGHLKVLVVEGKLEGMKGAENSRLSDRELAMAFPGKSGELVNLREIEQMVDQLNRLPSNQAKMELAPGQNVGGSEVRVTNTPQKPWRAGLSRSNDGQRSTGEQQWGTSFDWDSPLGLADQLSLRGGHDAMTDHQHTSNNAMLNYSLPWGWWTFSYTYSQSEYRSQIAANGYNFKQTGDSENHQLRAERVIHRDAVSKTSLSAGLSYLRSNNFIEDSKLKLSSNRISEAQFGFNHGRRVGSAFVNFDAGMQEGIGAFDAQGSHDPGPGEPDARYRKYSATLSYLQPFKLLGESFSFSSLMTGQRSEDVLFSPQRTSLGGSASIRGYKDQSLSGDSGGYWRNDLRWSRPVTAEWLQPVFAEYGTSLGYDQGVIRGDRYNGDQHGRMSSNSLELFARGQHVAASVTFAHSLERPDALTEREAPIYFRLDFFI
- a CDS encoding alpha/beta fold hydrolase is translated as MRTFKTQDGTEIYYKDWGSGKPVLFSHGWPLDADMWEYQMEYLSSRGYRTIAFDRRGFGRSEQPWTGYDYDTFADDIAGLINHLDLRDVTLVGFSMGGGDVSRYIARHGSERVAGLVLLGAVTPLFGKKADFADGVDKSVFDGIKAGLLKDRAQFIADFNAPFYGTNQGQKVSDGVLTQTLNIALMASLKGTVDCVTAFSETDFRPDMAKIDVPTLVIHGDGDQIVPFETTGKQAAAQIKGAELKVYAGAPHGFAVTHAQALNEDLLAFLNR